A genome region from Chloroflexota bacterium includes the following:
- the argF gene encoding ornithine carbamoyltransferase, whose translation MAYNLRNRSFLKLLDFSPQEIRFLLDLSAELKRAKYAGTEQPRLVGKNIVLIFEKASTRTRCAFETAAYDQGARVTYLDPASSQLGKKESLKDTARVLGRMYDGIEYRGFGQEIVETLAEYSNVPVWNGLTNEFHPTQVLADILTIMEHTDKPLSQVKLAYLGDARFNMGNSLLVGSAKMGMDFRCVAPKSLQPNKELVRKAEEIAKETGARIKVTDNLQEGVKDCDFLYTDVWVSMGEPAEVWKERIELLKPYQVNKELLKITGNPRVKFMHCLPSFHNRETTVGEDIYKKFGLESMEVTEEVFESEASIVFDEAENRLHTIKAVMVATLGS comes from the coding sequence ATGGCTTACAACCTTAGAAACAGGAGCTTCTTAAAATTACTGGATTTCTCGCCGCAAGAAATCCGATTTCTGCTGGATCTTTCCGCGGAACTGAAAAGAGCTAAGTATGCGGGAACCGAGCAGCCGAGGTTGGTCGGAAAGAATATCGTTTTGATTTTCGAAAAGGCTTCCACAAGAACCAGGTGTGCTTTTGAAACAGCCGCCTATGACCAGGGGGCAAGGGTAACATACCTGGACCCGGCGAGTTCGCAATTAGGGAAGAAGGAATCCTTGAAAGACACAGCCCGCGTGCTGGGCAGGATGTACGATGGGATTGAGTACCGCGGATTCGGACAGGAAATCGTAGAGACACTTGCCGAATATTCAAACGTCCCTGTTTGGAATGGCCTTACCAACGAGTTTCATCCCACCCAGGTATTGGCGGACATTCTTACCATAATGGAGCATACCGACAAACCTTTAAGCCAGGTAAAGCTGGCATATCTAGGAGACGCCAGGTTCAATATGGGAAACTCGCTCCTCGTTGGCTCAGCGAAAATGGGAATGGATTTCCGCTGCGTTGCTCCGAAGAGTCTGCAGCCTAACAAAGAGCTGGTGCGAAAGGCGGAGGAAATAGCCAAAGAGACAGGTGCCCGCATAAAGGTAACGGACAACCTGCAAGAGGGGGTAAAGGATTGCGATTTTCTTTACACTGATGTCTGGGTCTCCATGGGTGAACCAGCCGAAGTCTGGAAAGAAAGGATAGAGCTTCTAAAACCGTACCAGGTAAATAAAGAATTGCTAAAAATTACGGGCAACCCGAGAGTAAAGTTCATGCACTGCCTCCCCTCATTTCATAATCGGGAGACGACCGTCGGCGAGGATATCTACAAGAAGTTCGGTCTGGAGAGCATGGAAGTCACCGAGGAGGTTTTCGAATCGGAGGCATCCATAGTATTCGACGAGGCTGAAAACAGACTTCACACCATAAAGGCGGTAATGGTAGCAACGCTAGGGTCATAG
- the pyrB gene encoding aspartate carbamoyltransferase, producing the protein MEKLHHLIKAEQLTPSIVAELLTDAENFNQSFKAGVRNFENLKGVTVCSLFYEESTRTRFSFERAALLLGANVISTENAAKFSSAAKGESLEHTIKVISGAAQNHLGYADIIVLRHPENDAAERAARVSWVPIINAGSGSNEHPTQALLDAYTFQKLLGRLDHFTISFIGDLKFSRVVSSEAVLLSQCPGVKMFFVAPQGLEIRPELKSYLSQKGGEFEEASDIKAVVQDSDICYVVRVQKNRIKDSELLLTYQRNKDNFAVTDEVYKMSEQKGTFFCHPMPVDEEEQEIRQEIENLPRVKMLEQAGYGVPVRMAILAKVWQNQKI; encoded by the coding sequence ATGGAAAAGCTTCACCATCTAATTAAGGCCGAGCAGCTCACGCCATCGATAGTTGCAGAGTTGCTCACAGATGCTGAAAACTTTAATCAATCATTTAAAGCAGGTGTAAGAAACTTTGAGAATCTGAAGGGCGTGACTGTTTGCAGTCTTTTTTATGAAGAAAGCACAAGAACCCGTTTTTCTTTTGAGAGGGCTGCCCTTCTCTTGGGAGCAAATGTAATCAGTACAGAAAATGCTGCTAAGTTCTCCTCGGCGGCTAAGGGCGAAAGTTTGGAGCATACCATTAAAGTGATCAGCGGGGCGGCCCAAAACCATTTAGGATACGCAGACATCATTGTATTGCGCCATCCAGAAAACGATGCAGCAGAGAGGGCAGCTAGAGTCTCATGGGTACCGATAATTAATGCCGGCTCTGGCTCTAACGAACATCCTACTCAAGCTTTACTTGATGCTTATACGTTTCAAAAGCTCTTGGGAAGATTGGACCATTTTACTATCTCCTTTATTGGAGACCTAAAGTTTTCCCGAGTAGTTAGTTCTGAGGCTGTTTTGCTCAGTCAATGTCCGGGAGTAAAAATGTTTTTTGTTGCTCCCCAAGGATTAGAAATAAGACCGGAATTGAAGTCTTATTTATCTCAAAAAGGGGGTGAATTTGAAGAAGCCTCAGATATTAAAGCAGTAGTTCAAGACAGTGATATTTGTTATGTGGTTCGAGTCCAAAAGAATCGAATAAAAGACAGCGAGCTCCTTCTAACTTACCAGCGGAACAAAGATAACTTTGCCGTGACTGACGAAGTCTATAAAATGAGCGAGCAAAAAGGAACCTTTTTCTGCCATCCCATGCCAGTTGATGAAGAGGAACAAGAAATTCGTCAAGAAATAGAAAACCTACCGCGGGTAAAAATGCTTGAACAGGCAGGATATGGTGTTCCAGTTCGAATGGCTATACTCGCCAAAGTTTGGCAGAATCAAAAAATATAG
- a CDS encoding N-acetyltransferase, producing the protein MENCTISRAHVSDVEDILALINSCATSNLMLPRGPKYLYENIRDFVVVEGKAEMGEPKIVACGSLHVLWKDTAEIRSLTTHPEFRRQGLGSSIVRYLVEDAKQIGIEQIIALTLIEEFFKKLGFKPKGKEELPSKIWDECSRCPKYFECDEVGLILECTQPLEV; encoded by the coding sequence ATGGAAAACTGCACTATCAGCAGGGCTCATGTTTCTGACGTCGAAGATATTCTGGCGTTAATCAATAGCTGCGCCACCTCTAATCTGATGCTCCCCAGAGGACCGAAGTACTTATATGAAAACATCCGTGATTTCGTTGTGGTCGAAGGTAAGGCAGAGATGGGAGAACCGAAGATTGTGGCCTGTGGAAGTCTCCACGTGCTCTGGAAAGATACTGCTGAGATACGTTCGCTTACCACACACCCAGAGTTCCGGAGACAAGGACTGGGATCAAGTATCGTTAGGTATCTGGTAGAGGATGCCAAACAGATTGGAATTGAGCAGATAATTGCCCTTACACTGATAGAAGAGTTTTTCAAGAAGCTTGGGTTTAAACCGAAGGGAAAAGAGGAGCTCCCGTCCAAGATATGGGATGAATGTAGCCGCTGCCCGAAATACTTTGAATGTGATGAGGTAGGGCTCATCCTGGAATGTACCCAACCGCTTGAGGTCTAG
- a CDS encoding HAD-IIA family hydrolase: protein MFHGKVYTGAVELLNSLRQKGIPFRILSNSTLESRKSCAGKLRKKGITVYEDEVITASFATAQYLKTLHPGSCWIMLKREGLDEFRDFHHDSKNPEYVVLGDCREDFNFQNLNKALRLLSGGAKFIVMIPEIVDNSMGELELNVGAYGKMLEEAANIKATYIGKPNRYVFDIALNTMGIAEKNKIIMVGDRISTDILGARNAGLKTALVKTGEFRESDLESPVIPDYIFNSVREVGELFP, encoded by the coding sequence ATGTTTCATGGGAAAGTATACACCGGTGCTGTCGAATTGTTAAACTCTTTACGCCAAAAAGGGATTCCCTTTCGGATTCTTTCCAACAGCACCCTCGAAAGCCGAAAATCATGCGCCGGTAAATTGAGAAAAAAAGGGATTACTGTATATGAAGATGAGGTGATAACCGCCTCCTTTGCTACAGCCCAGTATTTGAAAACCCTGCACCCCGGGTCCTGCTGGATAATGCTGAAACGAGAAGGGCTGGATGAGTTCCGGGACTTTCACCACGATTCCAAGAACCCTGAATATGTCGTGCTTGGGGACTGTCGTGAAGATTTCAATTTCCAGAATCTCAACAAGGCACTGCGGTTGCTTTCCGGAGGTGCCAAGTTTATCGTTATGATACCTGAGATAGTTGACAACAGTATGGGGGAACTCGAGTTGAATGTAGGTGCTTACGGGAAAATGCTGGAAGAAGCTGCTAACATCAAAGCCACCTATATTGGGAAGCCCAATCGCTACGTCTTCGATATCGCTCTTAACACTATGGGGATAGCGGAAAAGAACAAAATTATTATGGTAGGGGACAGAATCAGCACCGATATCCTGGGTGCCAGAAATGCGGGGCTGAAGACGGCACTCGTGAAGACGGGTGAGTTCCGGGAAAGCGATCTGGAATCCCCTGTCATTCCGGACTATATCTTCAATTCAGTTCGCGAGGTAGGAGAACTTTTCCCTTGA
- the arcC gene encoding carbamate kinase, protein MTKTKTFVIALGGNSILRAKQKGTAEEQYENLQPTAEQLLGLLASGNRIVITHGNGPQVGNLFLAMETAKDVVPPLPLDICGAATEGLMGYMIQNTLANHLRQIEAPHNITTVVTQVIVDRNDPAFKNPSKPIGPFYDVGEAERLQKAKGWDIIEDSGRGYRRVVPSPIPVNIQQARIIKAMLDAGEIVVAVGGGGIPVVREENRNLCGVEAVIDKDYASARLAIEIDADVLFILTAVEYVYRDFATPRQQALEDLSVAEAKKLLDEGHFGKGSMEPKIRAAIMFLEETDPSREREAIITLPETAVRALEGKTGTRILR, encoded by the coding sequence ATGACTAAGACTAAGACCTTCGTCATTGCTCTGGGTGGCAATTCCATCCTGAGGGCAAAGCAGAAGGGAACTGCCGAAGAGCAGTATGAGAATCTGCAGCCCACCGCTGAACAGTTGCTGGGTCTGCTAGCGAGCGGCAACCGGATTGTCATTACCCACGGCAACGGACCGCAGGTGGGCAACCTGTTCCTCGCCATGGAAACGGCCAAAGATGTGGTCCCCCCTCTGCCTCTGGACATCTGCGGAGCAGCTACAGAAGGCCTTATGGGCTATATGATTCAAAATACTCTGGCTAATCATCTGAGGCAAATCGAGGCACCACATAATATCACCACTGTGGTAACTCAGGTGATAGTTGACAGGAATGACCCTGCTTTTAAGAATCCCTCCAAACCCATAGGGCCCTTCTATGATGTAGGTGAAGCGGAGCGGCTACAAAAAGCAAAGGGCTGGGACATTATTGAAGACAGTGGCCGTGGTTACCGACGCGTAGTCCCGTCACCAATACCGGTAAACATCCAGCAAGCCAGGATTATAAAGGCCATGCTGGACGCCGGTGAGATAGTGGTTGCCGTCGGCGGAGGCGGTATACCCGTGGTCAGGGAGGAGAACCGCAATTTGTGCGGTGTTGAGGCGGTAATTGATAAGGACTACGCCTCAGCCCGCTTAGCTATCGAGATAGATGCTGATGTCCTGTTTATTCTTACTGCTGTGGAATATGTCTATCGAGACTTCGCTACACCGCGTCAGCAGGCACTGGAAGATCTAAGCGTGGCGGAAGCGAAGAAACTTCTGGACGAAGGACACTTCGGCAAAGGAAGCATGGAACCTAAGATTCGGGCAGCGATAATGTTCCTGGAAGAAACAGACCCGTCGCGTGAACGAGAGGCGATAATAACCCTCCCCGAAACTGCGGTAAGAGCTCTTGAGGGCAAGACCGGCACCCGGATTTTGAGATAG
- a CDS encoding serine/threonine protein kinase, whose product MAKIVNCWNEWDPLKHVVIGRPEGTNVPAPEPAWWYDLPKGGYPLGSYGPFPQEMVDAANEQMNYFIKTLEKRGIKVDRPTIHPCMFNVPVSTPDWTQLNCHGVNNVRDVFLVHGNYIIEATTCRRSRYYEYLNMRPLFVEWFKKDPDVVHFGAPKPRLTDKSYVKNYYYDYNNVWTDAQKTKRLHNWEFQLTEEEPLWDAADAWRCGKDIFHQASCVTNRGGMDWLKRTFARLEPGIRVHEVQFDTPTDPKKPNNFHPWHIDVNIAVPRPGLCVYNADWKPRTPEFWELFKKNDWELIPAARPTYVHKNLVYLTDLYESKSWISVNTFSIAPNVMCVEAHETAFIEQLTKLGVEVIPIPYEKVIPFGGALHCTTLDIYREGKCEDYFPKQVKGY is encoded by the coding sequence ATGGCGAAGATTGTCAATTGCTGGAACGAATGGGATCCGCTGAAGCACGTGGTTATCGGGAGACCAGAGGGCACAAATGTGCCGGCTCCGGAACCGGCCTGGTGGTACGACCTTCCCAAAGGCGGCTATCCACTTGGGTCGTATGGACCATTCCCCCAGGAGATGGTGGATGCAGCCAACGAGCAGATGAACTACTTCATCAAGACACTTGAGAAGCGTGGCATTAAGGTCGACCGGCCGACAATTCACCCCTGTATGTTTAATGTACCGGTCTCGACGCCGGACTGGACGCAGTTGAACTGCCACGGCGTCAACAACGTCCGGGACGTTTTTCTGGTTCATGGCAACTATATCATCGAAGCCACGACCTGCCGCCGCTCCCGATACTATGAGTACCTGAACATGCGTCCGCTTTTTGTGGAATGGTTCAAGAAGGACCCCGATGTAGTTCATTTTGGCGCACCCAAACCACGGCTCACGGATAAGTCATATGTCAAGAACTATTACTACGATTACAACAACGTTTGGACGGATGCCCAGAAGACGAAGCGGCTCCATAATTGGGAGTTCCAGCTCACTGAGGAGGAACCTCTTTGGGATGCTGCCGATGCCTGGCGATGCGGTAAAGACATTTTCCATCAAGCTTCCTGTGTGACAAACAGAGGGGGAATGGACTGGTTGAAGCGCACATTTGCTCGGCTGGAACCTGGCATTCGAGTTCACGAGGTGCAGTTCGACACCCCGACAGACCCTAAAAAACCGAACAACTTCCATCCGTGGCATATTGATGTGAACATAGCAGTTCCACGACCAGGGCTATGTGTGTACAATGCAGATTGGAAGCCACGCACTCCCGAGTTCTGGGAGCTATTCAAGAAAAATGACTGGGAGCTGATTCCTGCGGCGAGGCCGACCTATGTACACAAAAACCTGGTTTACCTCACTGATCTGTATGAGTCCAAGTCCTGGATCTCGGTAAACACCTTTAGTATCGCTCCGAATGTGATGTGTGTCGAAGCTCACGAGACGGCCTTCATCGAGCAACTAACCAAACTCGGTGTCGAGGTAATTCCGATTCCGTACGAAAAAGTAATCCCCTTCGGAGGTGCGTTGCACTGCACCACATTGGATATTTATCGAGAGGGGAAGTGCGAGGACTACTTCCCGAAACAGGTCAAGGGCTATTAA